A region from the Takifugu rubripes chromosome 22, fTakRub1.2, whole genome shotgun sequence genome encodes:
- the wnt3a gene encoding protein Wnt-3a isoform X1, with translation MIYLGCFLLLCGLTRVMASYPIWWSLAVGHQYSSLGSQPILCGSIPGLVPKQLRFCRNYVEIMPSVAEGVKIGIQECQHQFRGRRWNCTTINDNLAIFGPVLDKATRESSFVHAIASAGVAFAVTRACAEGSATICGCDNRHKGPPGEGWKWGGCSEDVEFGTMVSREFADARENRPDARSAMNRHNNEAGRMSLNEKMFLKCKCHGLSGSCEVKTCWWSQPNFRVIGDYMKDKYDSASEMVVEKHRESRGWVETLRPKYNYFKPPTERDLVYYETSPNFCDPNPQTGSFGTRDRVCNLTSHGIDGCDLLCCGRGHNTRTERRKEKCDCVFHWCCYVSCKECVRVYDVHTCK, from the exons ATGATATACCTTGgatgtttcctgctgctgtgtgggcTTACGCGTGTCATGGCAAGTTATCCCATCTGGTG GTCACTAGCAGTGGGCCACCAATACTCATCACTGGGGTCTCAACCCATCCTCTGTGGCAGCATCCCAGGCCTGGTCCCCAAGCAGCTGCGATTCTGCCGGAACTACGTGGAGATAATGCCGAGCGTGGCGGAGGGCGTGAAGATCGGAATCCAGGAGTGTCAGCACCAGTTCAGAGGCCGACGCTGGAACTGCACCACCATCAACGACAATCTGGCCATATTTGGACCAGTGTTGGATAAAG CAACCCGAGAGTCGTCGTTTGTGCACGCGATCGCCTCGGCGGGAGTGGCCTTCGCCGTCACCCGCGCCTGCGCCGAGGGTTCCGCCACTATTTGCGGATGCGACAACCGCCACAAGGGTCCACCGGGTGAGGGATGGAAATGGGGTGGCTGCAGCGAGGACGTGGAGTTTGGGACCATGGTGTCCCGGGAATTCGCTGACGCAAGGGAGAATCGACCTGACGCGCGCTCGGCTATGAACCGCCATAacaatgaggcaggaagaatg TCTCTTAATGAGAAAATGTTTCTGAAGTGTAAGTGCCACGGGCTCTCTGGGAGCTGTGAGGTCAAAACTTGCTGGTGGTCTCAGCCCAACTTCCGAGTTATTGGCGACTACATGAAGGACAAGTACGACAGCGCGTCAGAGATGGTGGTGGAAAAACACCGTGAGTCCCGTGGATGGGTGGAGACCCTGAGACCCAAGTACAACTACTTCAAGCCCCCAACAGAGCGAGATCTGGTTTATTATGAAACCTCACCCAATTTCTGTGACCCCAATCCGCAGACGGGTTCCTTCGGTACCCGAGATCGGGTCTGCAACCTGACATCGCACGGTATAGATGGCTGCGACCTCCTCTGCTGCGGCAGAGGTCACAACACCAGGACTGAAAGGCGAAAGGAAAAGTGCGACTGTGTTTTCCACTGGTGCTGTTACGTCAGCTGTaaggagtgtgtgagagtgtacgacgtgcacacgtgcaaaTAA
- the wnt3a gene encoding protein Wnt-3a isoform X2 translates to MPSVAEGVKIGIQECQHQFRGRRWNCTTINDNLAIFGPVLDKATRESSFVHAIASAGVAFAVTRACAEGSATICGCDNRHKGPPGEGWKWGGCSEDVEFGTMVSREFADARENRPDARSAMNRHNNEAGRMSLNEKMFLKCKCHGLSGSCEVKTCWWSQPNFRVIGDYMKDKYDSASEMVVEKHRESRGWVETLRPKYNYFKPPTERDLVYYETSPNFCDPNPQTGSFGTRDRVCNLTSHGIDGCDLLCCGRGHNTRTERRKEKCDCVFHWCCYVSCKECVRVYDVHTCK, encoded by the exons ATGCCGAGCGTGGCGGAGGGCGTGAAGATCGGAATCCAGGAGTGTCAGCACCAGTTCAGAGGCCGACGCTGGAACTGCACCACCATCAACGACAATCTGGCCATATTTGGACCAGTGTTGGATAAAG CAACCCGAGAGTCGTCGTTTGTGCACGCGATCGCCTCGGCGGGAGTGGCCTTCGCCGTCACCCGCGCCTGCGCCGAGGGTTCCGCCACTATTTGCGGATGCGACAACCGCCACAAGGGTCCACCGGGTGAGGGATGGAAATGGGGTGGCTGCAGCGAGGACGTGGAGTTTGGGACCATGGTGTCCCGGGAATTCGCTGACGCAAGGGAGAATCGACCTGACGCGCGCTCGGCTATGAACCGCCATAacaatgaggcaggaagaatg TCTCTTAATGAGAAAATGTTTCTGAAGTGTAAGTGCCACGGGCTCTCTGGGAGCTGTGAGGTCAAAACTTGCTGGTGGTCTCAGCCCAACTTCCGAGTTATTGGCGACTACATGAAGGACAAGTACGACAGCGCGTCAGAGATGGTGGTGGAAAAACACCGTGAGTCCCGTGGATGGGTGGAGACCCTGAGACCCAAGTACAACTACTTCAAGCCCCCAACAGAGCGAGATCTGGTTTATTATGAAACCTCACCCAATTTCTGTGACCCCAATCCGCAGACGGGTTCCTTCGGTACCCGAGATCGGGTCTGCAACCTGACATCGCACGGTATAGATGGCTGCGACCTCCTCTGCTGCGGCAGAGGTCACAACACCAGGACTGAAAGGCGAAAGGAAAAGTGCGACTGTGTTTTCCACTGGTGCTGTTACGTCAGCTGTaaggagtgtgtgagagtgtacgacgtgcacacgtgcaaaTAA